The following DNA comes from Mycobacteroides immunogenum.
AACGGACGACCCCATAGAAACCGTCGTGATCGGTGATGGCCAGCGCCTTGAGATCCAGGCGCGCGGCCTCCTGCGCCATCTCCTCCGGCAGGCTGGCACCGTCGAGAAAGCTGAATGCCGAGTGCGCGTGCAGCTCCGCATACGGCACCCCCGAGCGCCCACGCTCCTGCGGCGGCGGCTTGTAGGGCGGACGCTTTCGGCTCCATGCGGGACCGTCCCCACCATCACCCGGTGGGGCATGGGGATTGAGGCGCCCGTCGAGCACCCGTTCCATTTCCGCCCAGGTCGGCGGACCCTGCGACCAGCCCACCCTCACAGTATATCGAACATATGTTCGATACGTCCATGCGGGATCGGCTTCCATCATTTATCCCAGCTAAGTAACTATCTAGTTATTGATATTTGAGAATACGTTCGCTAGCCTTCACAACAACGGGGCAGATAACCCTGCGGCACATACTCAGCCAAGGAGAGATCGTTATGAAAGCCATTGTCATGACAGGCGCCAACCAACCCTGGCAAGTACAGGAGGTGCCCACCCCCACCGCAGAACCTGGCCAGGTTCTGGTCAAGGTCCATGCCTCCGGCATGTGCTACACCGACGCCTGGGCAACCCAGGGCTTCGGCGGCGACATCTACCCACAAACTCCCGGCCACGAAATCGTCGGTGAGGTCGTCGAGGTGGGCGCCGGCGTACACACTCGCCAGGTAGGAGACAGAGTGGGCGCCACCTGGGTGCAATCCGCCTGCGGGCGCTGCGCCTACTGTCGGGAAAACCGCCCCCTGACCGGCCAGACCGCCATGAACTGCGCGAATCCGCGCACCTCAGGATTCTCCGCACAAGGCGGTCACGCCGAGTACGTCGCGCTCGCCGCCGAGGGCACGGTGCTCTTGCCGGACGGGCTCCCCTACGAGCTGGCCGCACCGATGATGTGCGCCGGATACACCACCTGGAGCAGCTTCCGGGACGCCGCACCACAGCCACACGAACGGGTGGCCGTGGTAGGTATCGGTGGCCTTGGACATGTCGCGGTGCAGCTGTCCAAGGCGAGCGGATTCGAGACCATCGCGATCACGCACTCCCCCGACAAACGGGATCTGGCCCTGCAACTCGGGGCCGATCATGTCGTCGCAAGCGGGAAAGAGCTGCTTGAACTGGGTGGCGCCGACGTCCTCATGGTGACAACAAATGCGTTCTCCGCCGCTCAAGAGGCAATGGCAGGACTGCGACCGGACGGCCGTGTGGCGCTCAGCGGCCTGGATTTCAACCATCCATTCTCGATCTCGTCCGAAGGCGTGCCCTTTCACATGATGCGACAGAAGGTGATCGGTTCAACGCACGGCGGCCTTCAGCGACTTGCCGAAGTGCTCGACTACGCCGCCAAGGGACGGGTGAAGCCCATCGTGCAGACCTACTCCCTGGATCAGGCCACCGAGGCGTATGACCGCCTCGTATCCGGCCAGGTGCGCTTCCGTGGAGTGTTCACCCCATCCACGGCCGGCTAAAACTCGCACCACAATGCGGGGTCGGGGGTCGTCACCGGCCGGGAATCCACCCGGCCGGTGACGGTTGGCTCATCATGCGGTCGCTTGGCTCTAGGCTCAGGGACATGCCGCCCGATGCCTCTGCGACCAAGAAGCGGCTGCTCGACGCCGCGTTCGCGGAGTTCGCCGAGCACGGGCTGGCCGGTGCGCGCGTCGACCGGATCGGCGCCGCCGCGGAAGCCAACAAGCGGTTGCTCTACGTCTACTACACCAACAAGGAGACGTTGTTCGACACCGTCGTCGCGCATTCCATCCAGCGCATGTCGGATGCGGTCCCGTTCACTCCGCAGGATCTGCCCGGCTACGCGGGCGCGTTGTTCGACCACCTCATCAAGCATCCCGAGCACCTGCGGCTGGCCACCTGGGCCCAGTTGGAACGGCCCGTCGCAGGCCCTGCCGAAACTGCGGCCTACGCGTCAAAGGTCGCTGCGATCACCGAAACACGGCCACCTACAGGTGATGCCGAGCCGGCCGACATCTTGGCGCTCGTGCTCGGACTGACCACCGCCTGGCTCGGTGCCTCGCCGGCCCTGCGCGGCCTGACCGCAGCCGAGCCCTTCAGCCCGGAGCGCCTGGCCGCACACCGGACCGCACTCATCGCGGCGGTCGAGGCCCTCATCGCCATCGCGGGACGATGACCGGCTCTGTCGCCACAGCTGAAGCACTCCACATCGCCCGATAGCGTGCCACAACACCCTCGCCCAGCAAGATCCTAAATCGGGCTCACACACCCGACCGGGGGCACTGGTTACCTACACGTCCAAAGCTAGGCTGTCGGTCGCATCTAGGTAACTAACTAGATAGTATCCATCTACCAGCTATCACTCACCATGGTCCGCAACATTCAAATGGAGGAACACCAAGTGGCTCAGCATGGCAACTACACAGTCGAAAAGGTCACCTTTCCCTCGCACGGGGAAACCCTGGTGGGAGACGTGTACCGACCGAAGGGCGACGGCCCGTTCCCGGCGGTCGTGACACTCGGGCCCTACTCGTTCGAAAAGGAACAGGCCCCCACGCAATATTCGACCCGGCTAGCCGACGAGGGGTTCGTCGCACTCGCTTTCGACCCGCGTACGGTCGGCGAGTCCAGCGGTCAGCCCCGTAGGCTCGAGAACCCGGTAATGAAGAACGAGGACGTGGTCTCGGCACTCAGCTACCTGGTGGGCAGATCAGATGTGGACGCATCGCGCGTCTTCGCGCTTGGCATCTGCCAGGGTGGTCCCGAGCTGCTCGATGTGGCGTCCTATGACGACCGGATCAAGGCAGTCGCCTGCGTGACCGGCTACTTCCGTGACGCGGATGCCGACCTGTTCCCTGTCACCGCGGGGGTCGTAACCAACCCATTCGACGAGGCTTCTCTGCCATCGCGGGAACAGCTAGAGACGCTGCTGTCGGAGCGTTTGCAGCGGGCACGTGAGGCCAAGGAGCTCTACGAGACGACCGGGGAAGTCGTCTACCAGCCGCTGGTCTCCCCTGATCTCGCCGACCCCACGGTGGGCTCACGAGCGGGATTGCCGGGCCCGGCGGTGTGGGCTTGGTATGGGCCGTGGACGCTGAAGGGCTTCGAGAACCGCTACGCCATCATGAGCGACCTGGACCACTTCGGATATTCCACCGTTCCCGGCATCGCGAAACTCCAGAAGCCTGCGATCGTCTTCCACGGTGACTACTGCTTGAGCCCCATTTCCGCCAAGCGGCACTTTGAGTCGATCCCTACCGCAGACAAGAAGCTGGTCTGGGACAACGACGTGTTCCACTCGGAGTACTACGACACCCCTTACGTGGTCGACCGCACTGCAGGCGCTGCTGCCGACTGGTTCCGCGAACACGGAGCCTGAACAGTTCTGCGGACCGGAAGTCGTATATGAGATTCACGACGGTAGTGAGCGCGGCGGGCCACAGGCCCGCTCCGCTCGACCGTGCCGGATTGTCTGACGTACACACTTGACGAAAACCGCGACTAGCCAGCGATCTTCGCGCGGAACGGGCCGCCAACACTGTTGAAAAGCAGGTGTAGCCGTTGAGGAAAACGATGCCCGAGCGGGTGGATACCGCGGGCACCATGGACGTCGACACCAGAATCATTGTCGGAGAACATAATTAGTCCATCGCAGTGCAGCGATGCTAACACTCAAGGCACTGCCGTGGCAGAGAACAACGTCACCTCATTGATACAGCGAGGCCCCGTCCACCAGCCTGAACAGCTTCTCGACGACGTCTTGCGCGGTCTCGGCATCCAGGCCCACGATCCGCAGTTCGCCCTGGTCCGCCCGGACCACCACCGCCGCCAACCCCAACGACCGCTGCAGTCGGTCCTGACGCAGCTCCACGGTCCGCACCAAGGAAAGAGGAATAACCCAAAAAGATTTGAGCCACAACCTCTTCGAAGCGATGTATACCAAGCTGTCGTCCAGGACGCCCCACCGATACGTCCGATAACGCTGCAGCGGGCGAAGCACCACCCACGCGACCGCACATGACACGCACAGCAACCCCAGTGCGCCAATAACGTGTTGTAGCGGGGTCGTCGCATGGGCGGGCAACGCCGTAACTGCCCACACCGCCGCGACGACCAGAACCAGCGGAATACAGGCCAGTGCGTATTGGACGGCCCAGAGAACCGGTGCCGATCTGCTGGCACCGAGTTCGACCGGCGCGATCGGCGCCGTACGCTCCGTTGACACCGTATCGATCACCGCTGTTCCCTCACCGCCGGAGCAAACCGACGCATCCATACCTGCCGTATCGCGACGGCCACCAGCACGAAAAACAGCACCACGACCGGCGACCAGACGATCGTACGGTCGAGCTCACCGAGCGCATAGGCGATCAGACCCAACGAGGCGAACGGAATCACCACCGTCCACACGGCAATCCACCGCCGGACAATGGCCAACTCGACGACGGCCGTGATCACCACCACGCAGAAGGCGACCCAGGCCACCACGCCCACCAGCTGCACGGTGGGGTCAAACGGCACATAGTCGGCATAGCGGCGTGGCTGACCGTCGGTGAGCGGGGTGTATGCGGTCCACCCGCAATCCCAGCCCCGTGGGCCCAAGCCCCGGTTCACCAAGGCGGCAACCACAAATACCCACCAGGCAACGTTGCCCGCGCCGCGAGCGGCGGTGAACACCTGGGTGCGCGACATTCCTGGAGTATTCCCTATGGCTAACTCGGCGATGACGAACTTGTCACACATCGTTGACGAAACACCCCAAAACGGCAACGATGGCTCCAAACGGGCCGATAAGCGGTCTAACAGTCTCAGGGGTAGCGCGTGAAATACATCGTCACCGGCGGCACCGGCTTCATCGGACGACGGATCGTGACCCGAATCCTCGAGACCCAACCGGGCGCCGAAGTCGGCGTCCTGGTACGTCGCGAATCCCTGTCACGTTTCGAAAAGCTCGCCGGACAATGGGATGACCGGGTACAGCCACTGGTCGGTGATCTCACCCAGCCCGATCTCGGCCTGCCCACCGAAGGAGACCCGATCGCCGCCGATCACATCGTGCACTGTGCCGCGATCTACGACGTCACCGTGGACGACCAGGCACAGCGTGCCGCGAACGTCGAGGGCACCCGATCGGTGATCGCGCTGGCCAAGCGCACGGGCGCCACCCTGCACCACATCTCCTCCATCGCGGTCGCGGGCAGTTACGAAGGCGAATTCACCGAAGAAGACTTTGACGTCAACCAGGACCTGCCGACGCCCTATCACCAAACCAAATTCGAGGCCGAGCTGCTGGTGCGCTCGGAACCCGGTCTGCGCTATCGGATTTACCGGCCCGCCGTCGTCGTCGGCGATTCCAAGACCGGCGAGATGGACAAGATCGACGGTCCGTACTACTTCTTCGGAATTCTGGCCAAGCTCGCGCGTCTGCCCCGGTTCACACCGATGATGCTGCCCAAGGCCGGGCGCTCCAACATCGTTCCCGTCGATTACGTCGTCGACGCCACCGTCGAGTTGATGCACCAGGAGGGGCGCGATGGGCAAGCCTTCCACCTGACCAACCCCGAGGTGACCTACCTTCGCGATATCTACTCCGGCATTGCCGCCGCCGCCGGATTGCCACCCGTACGTGGCTCGCTTCCGCACGCCGTGGCCACCCCGTTCCTGCGGGCGCGCGGCACCGTCAAGGTCTGGCGCAACATGCTGGTCACCCAGCTCGGCATCCCGCCCGAGGTAGTCGACATCACCGAGATCATGCCCACCTTCATCTCCGACGCGACGCAAGAAGCATTGCGCCCCAGCGGCATCAAGGTTCCCCCGTTCGGCAGCTACGCGGGCAGGCTGTATCAGTACTGGCGCAGAAACCTAGACCCCGAGCGGTACCGCCGCGATGACCCCGCCGGGCCACTGGTGGGACGGCACGTCATCATCACCGGCGCATCCAGCGGTATCGGGCGCGCCGCGGCCATCGCCGTCGCCAAGCGCGGTGGCACGGTATTCGCCGTCGCACGCGACGGGGAGGCACTCGATCAACTGGTCACGGAGATCCGGGAGGACGGCGGTAAGGCCCACGCGTTCCCCTGCGATCTCACCGACTACGCCGCCGTCGACGACACCGTGAAGAGCATTCTCGGTCAGTTCGGCCACGTGGACTACCTGGTCAACAACGCGGGGCGCTCAATTCGCCGTTCGGTGGTCAATACCGTGGATCGATTCCATGACTACGAGCGAGTCATGGCGATCAACTACTTCGGCGCGGTCCGGCTGGTGCTGGCACTTCTTCCCCATTGGCGGGAAAGGAAATTCGGCCATGTCGTCAACGTATCGACGGCGGGCGTGCAGACCCGTAACCCCAAGTACGCGTCCTACATTCCGACCAAGGCGGCACTGGACGCGTTCGCCGATGTGGTGGCCACCGAGACGGTGTCCGATCACATCACGTTCACCAATATTCATATGCCACTGGTGAAAACACCGATGATCACGCCCTCCCACAAGCTGAATGTGGTGCGCGGTCTCACCCCCGAACACGCGGCCGCGATGGTGGTGCGCGGACTCGTCGAGAAGCCGACGCGCATCGACCATCCGATGGGCACCGTCGCCGATATCGGGCAGTACCTCACCCCCAAATTGAGCCGACGGGTTTTACATCAGATGTATCTGGCATACCCGGATTCCAAGGCCGCCCGCGGACTCGAACCCGTCGATGATCGCCGGGATCTGTCGACCTCACGGCGCCGTCCCCGGGCAGCCAAACGCGTCGCGGCCGTGTCGCGGCTACGCGTTCCAGGCCCGGTGATGAAGGCGCTGCGCCTCATCCCCGGAGTGCATTGGTGACCTCCCCGGCCGCCCGGGTGCCCGATTCGATGGCTCCATCGAGGTAGCCCGGGTGATCATGCGCCGTTTCGGTACCCGCCCAATGGATATCGGCCAGGGGCGCCGACGATACCGGCAGCTGCACGGTGGCATCGATATCGGGTAAGGCCATATATCCACCGCCGGCATATTCGTCTAGATGCCAAGACTTCTCGTGCCAGTCGGCCGGCTCCAGAACCTCTGGTCCGACATGCTGCGCCAGCGAGCCCAATACCGCGCGGCGCCGGCCGGCCGCGTCCAGCCGATCCATTTCACGCGCTTCGGGACCGCCGACAAGTACGCACAGATGTCCCGGGCCACCCGGCGCGGTGGTGTCGAAGACCGCCCGGCCCGGGCCGTCGAGAACCAGGAACTCACCGCCGCATCGCTGCCTCCAGAAGGGCTTCTCGTACACCGCGATCGCCTTGTACACCGATCCCATATACGTGTGCTGCTGGACGTCGACGCGCTCGGGAGGAAGCTGTGGTTGGAACGCTATCCGCGCCGCCATCGGCGGCGGCACCGTGAGGATGACCTTCGTGGCATGCACTCGGCCCGAGGTTGTTTCGAGGGTGACTCCCTGCTCATCCTGGCTGACCGAGACGACGCGCCGGCCCAGCCTGATCCTCGAGCCCAGCTCTGCGGCCAAACCTTCCACGAGCGCGCCCGCCCCCTCAACAAGCAAGGAGTCCTGGGCACCGCCCTTGGTCGACAACATGGTCCGCAGGCCACCTTGATGGCGGATCATCGACGTCATCGTGGAGACCGACATCCGCTCCACATCGGCCGTCCACGAGATTTCGGCAAGCACCTCCAGCAGCCGTCGCGCCGTGCGGCTTGGCACCTTACGCAGCCAATCCGCCACGCTGGTCGTGTTCCGACGTTCCGGCGTCGCCAGACGCGAGAACACCTCTAGACCGGCAAGAATGAATACCGTCGGCAGCAGAGACGGCAGCTTCACACGGCGGGGACCATCGATCACCGCGGGCAGCGGGCCCGTGTGCATCGGGTACTGGGTGAGGCCGAGTTCAGCGGCGAGCTCCATGACGCGATGGTGATCATGGCCGATCCACTGCCCGCCCAAGTCCAACCGCGAACCCAGCGCGGTGGTCTCGCCCAGCACTCGCCCGCCGAGGCGCTCGGCCGCCTCCAGCACGATCACATCGATCCCTTGCCGGTGCAGCGCGCGGGCCGCCGTCAGACCTGACAGCCCGGCACCTACCACTGCCACGGTGGCCAATTCCCGCGGCCCCTCGTCCTGGCCCATCCCATGCTCCCTTCCGGGCAATCGGCGTCTGTGACCCATACTAACCTAGATTCAGTCAGTCGTATGACTTTCTCTTAGTGAGGCGCTCTACCGCTTGTCGAAACCGTGGACGGAGCTAACTGGCGGTAGGTTGACGCCCATGGTTCCCGTTTTTGCCGACGTCGATACCGGAGTGGACGACGCACTGGGATTGATCTACCTCCTCGCTAGCGAGGAGGTAGATATTGTCGGTATCGCCTCTACTGCGGGCAATGTCTCGGTGGACCATGTTTGCGCGAACAATCTGGGCCTACTGGAGCTATGCAAGGCCCCTCAGATTCCGGTATCCAAGGGTGTCGCCGAGCCGTTGAGTGCGGCACTGCGCACCGCCGAAGACACGCACGGCCCCACCGGACTCGGATACGCGGCACTGCCGGATACCACCCGCACACTCACCGAGTACGACTCGGCCGAGGCCTGGGTAAAAGCAGCCCGCGCGTACCCCGGTGAATTGGTGGGCCTGGCGACCGGCCCGCTTACCAACCTGGCACTGGCCCTGCGCACCGAACCAGAGTTGCCCAAACTCCTCAAACGGCTCGTGATCATGGGCGGCTCGTTCGACTACCCGGGCAACACCACACCGGTGGCGGAATGGAACGTCGTGGTGGATCCGGGTGCCACGGCGGAGGTATACGCCGCCTGGGGAGCCGCCGGCGTGCAAGAACTTCCGATCGTGTGCGGCCTGAATCTCACCGAGACGATCGCCATGACACCAGAGCATCTGGTCAAGCTGGCCGATGCCGCGGGCGCCACCACCACTCCGCTGACCGTGCTCGACTCTCCGTCAAGCCGATCAGGGGCAAGCAATTCGGTGCTGCGTTTCATCGAGGATGCCGCGCATTTCTATTTCGAATTCCACATGAAGCAGGACGAAGGGTTCCTGGCACATATGCACGATCCCTTCGCCGCCGCGGTGGCACTGGACCCATCACTCGTCCAAACCCGTTCCGCAACGGTCGATGTCGAGCTGACCGGAGACCTGACGCGTGCGATGACCATCGCGGACTGGAAGGGCCAGTGGGGCCAGAAACCCAACGCGCAGATCGCGGTGGAGACCGATCCCGAAGTGTTCTTCCAGCTGTTCATCGAGCGAGTGAGCGCCTTCGCCCGAAAAGTCGATGAAACCGGCTGACACCCTTCCGTCATTCATACACACCCTCCACATACCAACGTTGCTTGCGGAAATGCAGCAGTAGCGCCTGGCCACCGCCCTTACCTTCGAGCAGTACCTGGGCCCGTGCGGCCACCGATACAGAAACCGGCTCCCGCTCCTCCCACCACCTTTCGTCGATAGGCCACGGTCCCGCCCACCAACTCAACTCCCAGCGCCCATTGCCGCGCCGGACCCTGGCCGGTTCCCCCGAGAACATCCCCCGCCCGGTCACGGTCACCGGTACCCCGTCGATATCCAACAACTCCACCGGTTCATCGGATAACACCACCGGAGCCGGATCGGGCAGCCTACCCGGCCATGGAGCATGGGGGTCGGCTCGCGGCCTCAGTTCATCCCCTAAGGGCACCAAGGTAATTCGTTCGGACGGGCCACGCCCGCCACTGATCACTCCCACCTGCACCGACTCCTCTCCCAACAGATCCTGAACCCGTGTCAACGCGCGGCGTGCCCGCTGCCGCTCCTCGGCGCCCACCGCTCCCCACAACGTCAGCTGCAATGCCTCGGCGGTCACCACCTCGACCGGTTCCAGCCGCAGCATCGCCACCGGCCCATCCAGGGACCGGCGCCGGGCAAGCCAACCGTCCAGCTGCCAGCGCACCCTGTCCGCGGTCGCTTCCTCGGTGAGCGGTTCGGCACACCGCCACACCCGGGACAGCTCTTGCCCGTCCACCGTGATGGCGTGGATGGCCAACCGGGAACAGGCCACCCCGGCCGAGGACAGCCTCTCGTGCAGATTCACCGCCAACGTTCGCCCCGCGAAAGCCGCCGCATCCACCCGATCGATCGGCGGATCACAGGACAGCTCAACCCCCAACTCCGCCGGGACGGCATGCCCCGAGGGCGGACGCTGCGGTTCGGCTCGCGCATGACGGTGTGCCTGCACCGCGTCATCATCGAACCGCGAGGCAACATCCGCCCGCGCCAGTTCGGCAAAAGCTCCGATGGTACGAATACCCATGCGCCACAACAAATCCACCAAGTCTTCACGCTGCGGGTGACACAGGCTGGGTTCAGCGGCCAACTCCTTGACCGACAATGGGGCCAGGAACTGCGCATCGCCACCCGGCGGTACCAGCGCCGCATGCCGCGCGGCATATACCGCCGTGGACATTTGATCGGCAATGCCCACCTGGCATTCGGCCCCGGCCACCGAGACCGCATCGGCCAGCCGTTCCGCCGCCGTCTGCTCGCTGCCGAAATACCGCGCGGCGCCGGTCACCGGCAGTGCCAGCAGCCCGGGACGCAGAATCTCAGCCCCCGGCACCAAATCGTCCACCGCCGCGATCATCGGTTCGAAGAACCGCGCGTCACGATCGGCATCGGCCACCGCGACATGCAGTAGTGGACAACGCGCTTGAGACTCGCGCCGTCGCATACCCCGGCGCACTCCCAGCGCCCGCGCGGCGGCGGTACATGCCGTCACCCTGTTGGCCAGCGTCACCGCCACGGGCCGGGTGGCAGGCAGATCTGCCATGGCCGCAGCGGCCACCGCAGGCCAGTCCGGGCACCAAATCGCCAGCACCCGTGGCGCTTTGCGCCGCCTCTTCTCCGGCTTGTCAGGCAGATCTGATCGCGCCACGGCTGCCACACACCTCCCGACCGCTCCGGCCTCGCACCCGCACCGCCGTCCGCACCCCACGAATCCGCCCCAGACCGCAGGCCGACACCCCGTCGTATCCCGTCACCTGCGCCTGCAACCGCATCGAGGCGCCTTCCCAGTCCCCATCGACGGCCAGCAGCGTGCACCCATTGCTGTGCGCCCGGGCCACTATCGCGCGAGCCGACGTCGAAGTCACTCTGCGCCCGCCCAGGCCCAGCACCACCAGATCCATCCCATCCATAAGCACCGAGGCCACCTCGACCGCACTCAGGCCCGGGCGGGGAATCAACGCCAGGCGGCTCAGGTCTGCCCCCCGCTCCACCGCGGCCAACACGCTCACGTCCGGCAGGCCCACAATCGCGGCATAACCGCCTGCGGCCGTCACCGAAGCCACCACATCCAAGGGCAACGACCGGGCCCCACCGGCCACCGCGACCGTGCCGCGCCGCAACACATGACCTATCGATCTGGCCAGCGCTTCGGAGCCCGGCAGCAAAGACTGCGCATCCGGCAGCACCTCCTGAAAGCGCCCCGCCGCGGACCGGTCACCGCCAACCTTTCCCGATATCGCCGCCATCTGCTGCCGGAGCTTTTGTAGCTGGTCAGCACGGTTTACCAGCGTTTCGTCAGCGGCCGCCACTGCCGTCACAACCGCACCTCCAGACACACTCGACTAGAACATATGTTCGATGTCTGGAGTAAACACCTCGCCACCGACAACCGTCAAGGCAGGCAGGTAGGCGCGAGAGCTATCTGCCGAGCGTCAGTCGAGCTGACGAGTATGCGCCCAGCGCGTCAACGCGTTGCGATTGGACTGCTGAGTCTTGCGCAACACATTGGAGGCGTGCGTCTCCACTGTCTTGACCGAGATCACCAAATCCTCGGCGATCTCCCGGTAGGTGTACCCCCGGGCGAGGAGCCGCAGCACCTCGAGCTCACGCGGAGTCAACGAATCCAGCTCCGGGTCCAGCGCCGGCTCCGGGGCATTCGATCGCCCAGTGAAGGAGTCGAGCACGAACCCGGCCAGCCGCGGGCTAAACACCGCATCACCACCGGCCACCCGGCGCACCGCATCGGCGAGCTCGCTCCCCGAAATCGTCTTGGTGACATAGCCTCTGGCCCCCGCCCTGATCACCGCGATAACATCCTCGGCGGCATCGGACACACTGAGCGCCAGGAAAACAGGGCACACCGGTCCCAATGTTCCGTTGATGACGGCAACTCCGCCACCGGAAGGCATGTGCACATCGAGCAGCACCACATCCGGTGCACTGGCGCGAATTCCGGCGACCGCCTCACCTACCGACCCTGCCTCGCCCACAATCTCGATATCCGCTTCACCGGCCAGCTCCGCCCGCACCCCGGACCGGAACACTCCGTGATCGTCGACCAGGAATACCCGCAACATCATTCTTCCTTCCCGTCGACGTCATTGGTCTTGTACGGCATGGTAATTCGCACCTCGGTACCCTTGCCGATCTCCGACTTGATCTGCACCTGCCCGCCCCGGCGCAGCACTCTGGCCTTGATGGAGCGCGCGATGCCCTGCCGGTCCTGCGGTACCTCCTCGGGATCGAACCCCTTACCCCGGTCCCTGACGAAAACACTGATCTGGCCGGGTTCCACCTCGGCGTACAGGTTGATATCCGATTGCCCGGAATGTTTGGCCGCGTTGACCAATGCCTCACGGGTGGCCCCGACCAGCGCCCGGCCGGTCTCGGGCTCCAGCGCCAGATCAGCATCGCCGACTATCACCGGACTGACCGCCACGGTGTGCGTGTCCTCCACCTCTCCTGCCACGGCGCGCAATTCCTGAGCCAACGACGAATCCGACGAGGCCCCCGAGGAGAACAGCCAGCTGCGCAGCTCCCGTTCCTGGCTGCGGGCCAGGCGCAACACCTCGCTGGGGTTGTCGGTGCGTTTCTGGATCAGCGCCAGCGTCTGAAGCACCGAATCGTGCAGATGCGAAGCGATCTCGTCACGCTCCTCGGTGCGGATGCGCGCGGCCCGCTCGATGCCGAGCGCACGCCACAACCGCAACCACAGCGGCACGGTCAACAGCACCGCGCCCACCAACGTGGCCGCGATGGCCACCAACGAATCACGCAACGAGGACAGGTCCACATTGCGCAGGACCACCACCGCGATGCCGCTGAAAACCAGCGCCGCACCGGCGATCACCCGAACCAAAGTCAGTATCGACGGCCGGCCAGGGGCACCCAGAACCGCCAAACTTGGTCCCTGCGCGTCGAATTCGCGCCACACTACCGCGAGACCGGTCAACGCCAACACAATGGGGAAAACCAACGATGCCGTCGAACCGCTGATCGTCGACATCAGGATGATCAGCGCGGCAAGGCTTAACAGCAACAGCCCGGTGGCCCGCCTGCGGTCG
Coding sequences within:
- a CDS encoding nucleoside hydrolase, which gives rise to MVPVFADVDTGVDDALGLIYLLASEEVDIVGIASTAGNVSVDHVCANNLGLLELCKAPQIPVSKGVAEPLSAALRTAEDTHGPTGLGYAALPDTTRTLTEYDSAEAWVKAARAYPGELVGLATGPLTNLALALRTEPELPKLLKRLVIMGGSFDYPGNTTPVAEWNVVVDPGATAEVYAAWGAAGVQELPIVCGLNLTETIAMTPEHLVKLADAAGATTTPLTVLDSPSSRSGASNSVLRFIEDAAHFYFEFHMKQDEGFLAHMHDPFAAAVALDPSLVQTRSATVDVELTGDLTRAMTIADWKGQWGQKPNAQIAVETDPEVFFQLFIERVSAFARKVDETG
- a CDS encoding DNA polymerase Y family protein, with protein sequence MARSDLPDKPEKRRRKAPRVLAIWCPDWPAVAAAAMADLPATRPVAVTLANRVTACTAAARALGVRRGMRRRESQARCPLLHVAVADADRDARFFEPMIAAVDDLVPGAEILRPGLLALPVTGAARYFGSEQTAAERLADAVSVAGAECQVGIADQMSTAVYAARHAALVPPGGDAQFLAPLSVKELAAEPSLCHPQREDLVDLLWRMGIRTIGAFAELARADVASRFDDDAVQAHRHARAEPQRPPSGHAVPAELGVELSCDPPIDRVDAAAFAGRTLAVNLHERLSSAGVACSRLAIHAITVDGQELSRVWRCAEPLTEEATADRVRWQLDGWLARRRSLDGPVAMLRLEPVEVVTAEALQLTLWGAVGAEERQRARRALTRVQDLLGEESVQVGVISGGRGPSERITLVPLGDELRPRADPHAPWPGRLPDPAPVVLSDEPVELLDIDGVPVTVTGRGMFSGEPARVRRGNGRWELSWWAGPWPIDERWWEEREPVSVSVAARAQVLLEGKGGGQALLLHFRKQRWYVEGVYE
- a CDS encoding LuxR C-terminal-related transcriptional regulator, with the protein product MMLRVFLVDDHGVFRSGVRAELAGEADIEIVGEAGSVGEAVAGIRASAPDVVLLDVHMPSGGGVAVINGTLGPVCPVFLALSVSDAAEDVIAVIRAGARGYVTKTISGSELADAVRRVAGGDAVFSPRLAGFVLDSFTGRSNAPEPALDPELDSLTPRELEVLRLLARGYTYREIAEDLVISVKTVETHASNVLRKTQQSNRNALTRWAHTRQLD
- a CDS encoding ATP-binding protein; the encoded protein is MSSGLCHGSIAEVSPRFRNAFSGGNRLTAAPPLRRRTGGRVVAGVAGGLADHLDVPVFRVRLAFAVLGAASGMGIVAYGLLWMLMPPGDDIAAVSPTDRRRATGLLLLSLAALIILMSTISGSTASLVFPIVLALTGLAVVWREFDAQGPSLAVLGAPGRPSILTLVRVIAGAALVFSGIAVVVLRNVDLSSLRDSLVAIAATLVGAVLLTVPLWLRLWRALGIERAARIRTEERDEIASHLHDSVLQTLALIQKRTDNPSEVLRLARSQERELRSWLFSSGASSDSSLAQELRAVAGEVEDTHTVAVSPVIVGDADLALEPETGRALVGATREALVNAAKHSGQSDINLYAEVEPGQISVFVRDRGKGFDPEEVPQDRQGIARSIKARVLRRGGQVQIKSEIGKGTEVRITMPYKTNDVDGKEE